From one Plasmodium coatneyi strain Hackeri chromosome 9, complete sequence genomic stretch:
- a CDS encoding Bystin, giving the protein MAKVKIKKKFKHSGTLEEDLKNSVVTKNKILKKKKKGNKASEKKTKKKRKDDVQKILNLANRQNEEDLDYSDYGNRISGDDLDDGKSQQVDKFLQFDDDIGEEGVDHDVSDQENLMADKMVFSAEQINHYDRNQIDESSNILDDLDVKINPHGIEKGAKLDKGKDVKAEQSEQEKLDALVQKCYETIGEELAHYKKGKLHRALTVLVKSPRWFDLLLLTKPKRWTTQATFEVTRLFSSGLKEKEVCIYYEFILLPIILDNIEKNKKLETFLYKTLIKALYKSKAWMRGMLYPLLRRECTKKELAIFGSVVQKMSIAINTTTQCLQEIFTFPWNSSISHFLCLFFNKKYGFSKEFIEKCVDYFASFLNYPNVLTVNWYTSLLLLVQNYRALIGDDEIEKLRVLVMKKNHPKFSSEILKSMYSPTTLMSKIKDLASHPSEDMV; this is encoded by the exons ATGGcgaaggtaaaaataaagaaaaaattcaagcACAGCGGGACGCTTGAAGAAGACTTAAAAAACAGCGTAGTcacaaagaataaaatacttaaaaaaaaaaaaaagggaaataaggcaagtgaaaaaaaaactaaaaaaaaaagaaaagacgaTGTTCAAAAAATTCTGAATCTGGCGAATAGGCAAAATGAGGAGGATCTGGACTATTCAGACTATGGCAATAGGATAAGTGGGGACGATCTCGATGATGGAAAATCACAACAGGTGGATAAGTTCCTCCAGTTTGATGATGACATCGGAGAGGAGGGAGTCGACCATGATGTATCAGATCAGGAAAATTTGATGGCGGATAAAATGGTGTTTTCCGCTGAGCAGATTAATCATTACGACAGAAACCAGATCGATGAATCGAGTAACATTTTGGATGATCTGGATGTGAAAATAAATCCCCACGGGATTGAAAAGGGAGCCAAATTGGACAAGGGGAAGGATGTCAAAGCTGAGCAATCCGAACAG GAAAAGCTCGATGCGCTAGTCCAAAAGTGCTACGAAACTATCGGAGAAGAACTGGCCCATTACAAGAAGGGCAAGTTACACAGGGCGCTAACAGTTCTGGTCAAATCGCCTAGATGGTTCGACCTGCTCCTACTGACCAAGCCGAAAAGGTGGACCACCCAAGCGACCTTTGAAGTTACTAGACTTTTCTCATCAGgattgaaggaaaaggaagtgtgTATATACTACGAGTTTATTTTGCTCCCCATCATTCTGGACAACATCGAGAAGAATAAGAAGCTAGAAACGTTTTTGTACAAAACGTTGATTAAGGCTTTGTACAAATCGAAGGCCTGGATGAGGGGGATGCTGTATCCTTTACTGCGTCGG GAATGCACCAAGAAGGAACTAGCCATTTTCGGAAGTGTCGTCCAGAAAATGAGCATCGCGATAAATACAACAACACAATGCTTGCAGgaaatttttacctttccGTGGAACTCAAGCATTTCCCACTTtttatgtcttttttttaataaaaagtaTGGATTCTCCAAAGAG TTTATCGAAAAGTGTGTGGACTACTTCGCCTCTTTTTTAAACTATCCCAACGTGTTAACAGTGAACTGGTACACGTCGCTCCTGCTGCTCGTGCAGAATTATAGAG CCTTGATAGGAGATGATGAAATTGAGAAACTGCGCGTCCTggtgatgaagaaaaatcaCCCAAAATTTTCGAGTGAAATTTTGAAGTCAATGTACTCACCCACCACTCTGATgagcaaaataaaggatTTGGCTTCACACCCGAGTGAAGACATGGTGtaa
- a CDS encoding 60S ribosomal protein L36, whose product MGRKSTIKPATGIAVGFNSGHVVTKRNLKQSIKKPKSKKKELINDVVREITGFSPYEKRLIELIKIGTSAATKRSLKYAKKKLGTHKRGKAKREEIQKIVIMQRRKAATEKH is encoded by the exons atgggaaggaaatcAACTATCAAGCCGGCGACTGGAATAGCAG TCGGTTTCAACAGCGGACATGTGGTCACCAAGAGGAACCTCAAGCAGAGCATCAAGAAGCCAAAGTccaagaagaaggaacttaTAAATGACGTCGTGAGAGAAATAACTGGATTTAGTCCATATGAAAAAAGATTAATTGAATTGATCAAAATCGGTACCTCTGCTGCCACGAAGAGAAGCTTAAAATATGCcaagaaaaaattgggtACTCATAAAAGGGGCAAGGCcaagagggaagaaatacaaaaaattgtaattatgcaaagaagaaaagccGCAACGGAGAAGCACTAA
- a CDS encoding SICA antigen, with protein MEQLSQNRGGKLEWDQIEGKIKDVMKKLADALGKKEETDVDLCEKITHNTRTLTPSEKTACNNIVKGLRGIYGIKPESSENKNNHTDNPNFEQTIGCLMLNLYAQEIKSKCSIMGETVKEAFTIHEELYTTACKSGENNKCDQCVWDDCATYTVGTDDLRQKMNKMLLENKEIKKTMSTISDSPTIGEWFTRFSKDVSNEDKKQYEELGPFLALCKPDDDAVAKEGVDMETYGPFCEIMVRNIILTTAVQKKYEDKNQKQEQDQPACQKIVNGIPVCDLLKAWMWYMRWFCVPRKVIEEALSRVKSVRGDLHPQMNYVKCTYDDAIIISYTGRRDKPDDPYYDLFETNALHNKIKETTSDKTWCVDRAKWDHPIRARTDQPEPTDRVFLGDENLNKMIETVQKVAEGIKQEEGGGGSKPAEAADAPPAKVPEPPKEVVPEKKAMSEDTEQTQPGEQEPEEPGPQGIQSGSEEKVTDEVESTPTKDDNRDAPSSSSSSSSSSSDAAGAALGGGGDQRKGAPATPKAEPLTDMKDNPVLPYLPLAPAAIGISVMTYLLWKYFGMLRKERKRYRREHQLRGPLPLGQQIVDHVDDQADGPHEYTLVKEREPRSTPKKRRKKRAGGRRRGVRRRMIIDIHLEVLDECQKGNTKLVQEDFFEILVQEFMGSEFIKEEKVPKEQLPMVDVPKEQVPSSDPGLREGRLSS; from the exons ATGGAGCAATTGTCTCAGAATAGAGGGGGGAAGTTAGAATGG GATCAAATTGAGGGCAAAATCAAGGATGTAATGAAGAAATTAGCTGATGCCTTaggcaaaaaggaagaaacagacGTTGATCTATGCGAGAAAATTACGCACAACACTCGTACACTAACTCCTAGCGAAAAGACAGCATGTAATAACATTGTTAAAGGGTTGAGGGGTATATATGGTATTAAGCCTGAATCAAgtgaaaataagaacaacCATACAGACAATCCCAATTTTGAGCAAACAATAGGTTGCCTCATGTTAAATTTGTACGCtcaggaaataaaaagcaaaTGTTCTATCATGGGGGAAACTGTTAAAGAGGCTTTTACTATCCATGAGGAGCTTTACACAACTGCGTGCAAGAGTggtgaaaataataaatgcgATCAATGTGTGTGGGACGACTGTGCTACTTACACTGTTGGGACGGACGACCTAcgacaaaaaatgaacaaaatgctCCTCGAGaataaggaaataaaaaaaactatgTCTACTATAAGTGATTCAC cCACTATTGGGGAATGGTTCACACGTTTTTCGAAGGATGTGTCTAATGAAGACAAGAAACAGTATGAGGAACTCGGACCCTTCTTAGCATTATGCAAGCCTGATGATGATGCTGTGGCTAAGGAAGGAGTAGACATGGAAACGTATGGACCATTTTGTGAAATTATGGtaagaaatataatattaacGACAGCCGTtcaaaagaaatatgaagacaAAAACCAGAAGCAGGAGCAGGATCAACCTGCATGTCAAAAAATCGTGAATGGAATTCCTGTATGTGATTTATTAAAAGCATGGATGTGGTATATGCGATGGTTCTGTGTCCCCAGGAAGGTCATAGAAGAGGCCCTTAGCCGAGTTAAAAGTGTGAGGGGGGACCTGCATCCACAGATGAACTATGTTAAATGTACTTATGATGATGCAATTATCATTTCTTATACGGGACGGAGGGATAAGCCAGATGACCCGTACTACGACCTATTTGAAACAAACGCGTTGCATAATAAGATTAAAGAAACAACTAGCGATAAAACTTGGTGTGTGGATAGGGCTAAATGGGATCATCCTATCCGTGCACGGACTGATCAGCCAGAACCGACTGATCGCGTCTTCCTCGGTGATGAAAATCTGAACAAAATGATAGAAACTGTTCAGAAGGTTGCTGAAGGAATAaaacaggaggaaggaggaggggggtCTAAACCAGCTGAAGCGGCAGATGCACCACCTGCCAAAGTTCCTGAACCACCAAAAGAAGTTGTTCCTGAAAAGAAAGCAATGTCCGAAGACACTGAGCAAACACAACCAG GTGAACAGGAGCCTGAAGAACCAGGTCCACAAGGAATACAGAGCGgcagtgaagaaaaagtaacTGACGAAGTTGAATCAACTCCTACTAAGGACGACAACCGCGATGCCCCATCCTCCAGCAGTAGTAGCAGTTCCTCATCAAGTGATGCTGCAGGTGCTGCTCTTGGTGGAGGTGGTGATCAAAGGAAGGGTGCCCCAGCAACACCGAAGGCTGAACCACTTACTGACATGAAGGACAACCCTGTCCTTCCTTATCTCCCTCTTGCTCCTGCCGCGATTGGTATTTCTGTTATGACCTACTTactctggaag tattttggaatgcttcgtaaggaaagaaagcgTTACAGAAGGGAGCATCAACTACGTGGACCACTTCCCTTAGgacagcagattgttgaccatgtggatgaccaggcagatggtccacatgaatataccttagtaaaggaacgcgaacctcgttctactcctaaaaaaaggaggaaaaaacgtgctGGTGGTCGTCGccgtggtgtacgtcgccgcatgattattgatattcatttagaagtcttagacgaatgtcaaaaagggaacaccAAACTGGTtcaggaagacttttttgaaattttggttcaagaatttatgggaagcgaatttataaaagaagaaaaagttcctaaggaacaacttcctatggttgatgttcctaaggaacaggttccaagttcagatccCGGgcttagggaaggaagactttcttcttAA
- a CDS encoding SICA antigen, protein MAPSKGEDEDKVFRPLKEEWLKEHKYTQLMGKIRDWVNAFVGKMNEKDEEQTAEVGCEGMKEGGTEQMTEDEVGVCNFVLKNLLKIKKTNKGKKQRKKVDIEMEEYVYCAVVKMWSFLYLSKHCDKRGFIDNVFGILRELGTTLSGGVQHKQCDYNYVLEHMKVLGQPMLQHIWSAIESKREVMTLINANPTENPANSATSRGPEDGEGDIIVRIDANPGISVKYAPSNGQRTNEEAVVLHFGPGGLSTDREDNLIPGSTTIKGPQNPLSTLLKTTVSKTNKKKANYKCPNRKSVEGGYYADENDDGKELSITGWFTRFSEDVTQEDDKKNNREVDTVLYLCEDLDGIPIDDMEKYKGFCRIMVKNIILTTGVPKQYKNEDGEMPCEKKVKNIPVCDLLKVWMYYMRIFCAPKDVIEKILDAVKPVMEKLIYGDGNYAECSYDDALKIPYTGQKNVVDEVYELFDTNILYNKMKETTSKKTWCTKAREGVSPALSDLVEDNRVVAGNGDTKKFNEIVQQVDNILVHEEEEEEKEKKLDVLKENINEHDQQLQEDSYILNLLLMQKPMRVIVLLQNQLSKEVKPAQGEK, encoded by the exons atggctCCGTCAAAGGGTGAAGATGAAGATAAGGTATTTCGTCcgttaaaggaagaatggctaaaggaacataaatat ACGCAactaatgggaaaaataagagATTGGGTGAATGCATTTGTTGggaaaatgaatgaaaaggatGAAGAACAAACGGCTGAAGTGGGATgcgaaggaatgaaggaaggaggcaCAGAACAGATGACGGAGGACGAGGTGGGAGTGTGCAACTTTGTTTTAAAGAATTTGctgaaaataaagaaaacaaacaaaggaaaaaaacagagaaaaaaagttgataTTGAAATGGAAGAGTATGTGTATTGTGCGGTGGTAAAAATGTGGTCATTTTTATACTTATCTAAACATTGTGATAAAAGGGGTTTCATAGACAATGTATTCGGTATACTGAGGGAACTGGGCACAACACTTAGTGGAGGGGTTCAGCATAAGCAATGTGATTATAACTATGTATTGGAACATATGAAAGTATTGGGACAACCGATGTTACAACATATTTGGAGTGCTATAGAAAGTAAGAGGGAAGTTATGACATTAATAAATGCAAACCCAAcag AAAATCCAGCAAACAGTGCAACTAGCAGAGGTCCTGAAGATGGGGAGGGGGACATTATAGTACGTATCGATGCAAATCCCGGAATTAGTGTAAAATATGCTCCAAGTAACGG GCAACgcacaaatgaagaagcTGTGGTTCTGCATTTCGGTCCAGGGGGACTTTCTACGGACCGAGAGGATAACTTGATTCCAGGGTCGACAACAATAAAAGGACCGCAGAACCCATTGAGCACACTATTGAAGACAACAGTGtcaaaaacaaataaaaaaaaagcaaactATAAATGTCCCAATAGAAAAAGTGTAGAAGGCGGGTATTACGCTGACGAGAATGACGACGGCAAGGAAC TAAGTATTACTGGATGGTTCACACGTTTTTCGGAGGATGTAACACAAGAGGATGATAAGAAGAACAATAGAGAAGTGGACACTGTGCTATACTTGTGTGAAGATTTGGATGGAATTCCTATTGATGATATGGAAAAGTATAAGGGTTTCTGTAGAATTATGGTAAAGAATATAATATTGACGACAGGCGTTCCAAAGCAATATAAAAACGAAGACGGAGAAATGCCATGtgagaagaaagtgaaaaatattcctgtatgtgatttattaaaagtaTGGATGTATTATATGCGTATCTTTTGTGCTCCAAAGGATGTTATAGAAAAAATCCTTGACGCTGTGAAACCAGTGATGGAGAAATTGATATATGGAGATGGAAACTATGCGGAATGTTCTTATGATGATGCACTTAAGATTCCATATACAGGACAGAAGAATGTGGTAGATGAAGTGTACGAACTATTTGACAcaaatattttgtataataagaTGAAAGAAACAACTAGCAAGAAAACATGGTGCACAAAGGCGCGAGAAGGCGTATCACCTGCACTCAGTGATCTAGTAGAGGATAATAGGGTGGTCGCGGGTAATGGCGACACAAAGAAATTCAATGAAATTGTTCAGCAAGTTGATAATATATTAGTacatgaagaagaagaagaggaaaaggagaaaaagttAGACGTCTTAAAAGAAAACATAAACGAA CACGACCAGCAGCTCCAGGAGGACAGTTACATCCTAAACCTTCTGCTGATGCAGAAACCCATGAGAGTCATAGTTCTTCTTCAGAACCAACTCTCCAAAGAAGTGAAACCCGCTCAGGGGGAGAAGTAA
- a CDS encoding PRP1 splicing factor, with translation MRSNKNDMYTFNPGKVEPFGKAPVGYIPGKGRGVTGFSGGVSRDDTTDEKDKNDYSDFNYDEFHGYSESLFKDAEYDEDDKEADAIYENIDARMDVRRKSRREIKLKEEIQKIRAQKPTIQEQFSDLKKGLASVTAEEWESIPTVMNYSRQKQKKVPKNYLPTPDSLIMSRLNDANMHLNYSASSSNGLKTPLGLRTPLIGVRTPLGTQTPLGTQTPLGRQTPLGIQTPLGLRTPLGASTPIGLGMQTPFMKGGGFGLETPFLSRHLLTAKGRNAPSSAYSGLNTPFTLSGYNTPLSASTAGGYNTPLMNGVNKLSLNDVGEARGTVLSVKLDELIDSVEGQTVIDPKGYLTNLNAKSLVNDADIADINKARSLLKSVISTNPKHGPGWIAAARVEELAQRKDKAKEIITKGCIECSKNEDIWLEAVRLEDKLSEVKIILTKAIKEIPTSVKLWLEAYRKENNVDDKRKVLRKAIECIPNSVRLWKEAISLESENNAYILLKRAVECIPQCIEMWIALARLCPYTEAQKVLNEARKKIPTSAEIWINASKLEEKQGNNNMVDIIIKRCIENLSSKNVVFERDKWLKFAEESEKSEFPLTCESIIRNTMNIGVESLNKKRIYKQDAENCIKNKSIHTARAIYNEALKIFKTKKSLWLALANLELAYGNKESVEQVLQRAVKSCPHSSVLWLMYAKQKWLNNEIDKAREILAESFMHNQNTEVISLAAIKLERENNEFDRARFLLKKSRVQCNTPKIWMQSIQLERLLRNYKDAKELAHEALQTHKRFDKLYMIAGQIELEMMRAELDCPGGGEGPMHENGVHTASCASTILSSNHSRTGSNAKSARNDASSEDAHPVEEEQPHTSNACNANDHYANAQKIYDEGLKHCPSSINLWLCAIDLQIEKKNYTSARALVEKAKIKIKSIHAANSNNHVLKNKEIIESNEFALEDELNRNDDEDTKSGTNVSNLTSGKNDLSKNAAINASIRVIENYDLLWIKLIEIESLCNSNNITPVISEALKECPSSGILWSKAIEFENKNLQNSKSVTAFNNCGNNAYVILTVAKLFWQHFKTQKARKWFYRVISLSPNFGDGWATFLAFEIDQQNEVNQKDIINKCIKAEPNRGYMWNKITKRVENWRLKYPQKLYKYIKELFPEVLKKKISEQIWKIMSDENVGLPVSPSNPTVDALPTVEAADEPEVGDTNQTDHTVDDKTVSGKKGKAKSAEKKTNKRKGTNEEGEEPEKADRRKKKK, from the exons ATGAGAAGCAACAAAAACGATATGTATACGTTTAACCCGGGGAAGGTAGAGCCCTTTGGAAAGGCACCAGTTGGTTACATACCcgggaagggaagaggagTAACGGGATTCTCTGGTGGTGTTAGTAGAGATGATACAACAgacgaaaaggacaaaaacgACTACTCCGATTTCAACTATGATGAATTTCACGGGTACTCAGAATCGCTTTTCAAGGATGCAGAATACGATGAGGATGATAAGGAAGCAGATGCGATCTATGAAAACATAGATGCACGAATGGAtgtgaggagaaaaagtaGGAGAGAAATAAAGCTGAAGGAAGagatacaaaaaataagagcACAAAAGCCAACCATACAAGAACAATTTAGtgatttgaaaaaaggatTAGCAAGTGTAACTGCAGAGGAATGGGAATCCATCCCAACTGTTATGAATTATTCAAGacagaaacagaagaaagTCCCAAAGAATTACCTACCTACTCCGGATAGCCTTATCATGAGTAGACTGAACGATGCAAATATGCACTTGAATTATtccgcttcttcttccaatGGGTTGAAAACACCCCTAGGGTTAAGAACGCCCCTCATTGGAGTTAGGACCCCCTTGGGGACGCAAACTCCGTTGGGCACACAAACCCCGTTGGGAAGGCAAACCCCATTGGGGATACAAACGCCGTTAGGGTTACGAACCCCCTTAGGTGCAAGTACACCTATAGGGTTAGGAATGCAAACGCCATTCATGAAAGGAGGGGGGTTTGGTCTGGAGACGCCATTTCTGAGTAGACATTTATTAACGGccaagggaagaaatgctCCCTCCTCAGCATATAGCGGATTGAACACGCCTTTTACCCTGTCGGGATATAATACCCCCCTAAGTGCATCCACCGCAGGGGGATATAATACGCCGCTCATGAACGGAGTAAATAAACTTTCTCTAAATGATGTTGGAGAAGCGAGAGGAACAGTGTTGTCCGTCAAGCTGGATGAACTGATTGACAGTGTAGAGGGGCAGACGGTTATCGACCCGAAGGGGTACCTAACTAATTTAAATGCGAAAAGTTTAGTGAACGACGCAGATATAGCGGATATTAACAAAGCCAGGTCGTTACTCAAATCGGTCATCAGTACCAACCCAAAGCATGGACCCGGATGGATTGCAGCTGCTAGAGTGGAAGAATTAGCACAAAGGAAAGACAAAGCAAAAGAAATAATCACTAAGGGGTGTATAGAATGTTCGAAAAATGAGGATATTTGGTTGGAGGCAGTACGACTGGAAGACAAGTTAAgtgaagtaaaaataattttaaccAAAGCCATTAAGGAAATACCCACGTCGGTTAAACTGTGGTTGGAAGcttataggaaggaaaataacgtTGATGATAAGAGGAAGGTTCTGAGGAAAGCCATCGAGTGTATTCCCAATTCAGTTCGTCTTTGGAAAGAGGCCATATCCTTGGAGAGCGAAAACAATGCATACATATTGCTAAAGAGAGCAGTGGAATGCATCCCACAGTGTATCGAAATGTGGATTGCCTTGGCTAGACTATGTCCCTATACGGAAGCACAGAAAGTTTTAAACGaagcgagaaaaaaaataccaaccAGCGCAGAAATATGGATCAATGCATCTAAATTAGAAGAGAAACAAGGAAATAACAATATGGTGgatattattattaagagGTGTATAGAAAACTTGTCCTCTAAAAATGTCGTTTTCGAGCGAGACAAATGGTTAAAGTTTGCAGAGGAGAGTGAGAAGTCTGAGTTTCCCTTAACATGTGAAAGTATCATCCGAAATACAATGAACATAGGTGTAGAGAGTCTGaataaaaaacgaatttaCAAACAGGATGCCGAAAATTGTATTAAGAATAAGTCGATTCATACCGCTAGAGCCATTTATAATGAAGCACTGAAGATTtttaaaacgaaaaagtCCCTATGGTTAGCCTTGGCAAATCTTGAACTTGCATATGGTAACAAAGAAAGTGTGGAACAGGTCCTCCAGAGGGCTGTGAAGAGTTGCCCACATTCCAGTGTCCTCTGGTTAATGTACGCAAAACAAAAGTGGCTAAACAATGAAATTGATAAAGCGAGGGAAATACTTGCTGAGTCATTTATGCACAATCAGAATACGGAAGTGATCTCCTTGGCGGCCATAAAACTGGAAAGAGAAAACAATGAATTCGATAGGGCCAGATTTTTACTAAAAAAGTCCAGAGTTCAATGTAATACACCAAAAATTTGGATGCAGTCTATCCAGCTGGAAAGACTACTCAGGAATTATAAGGACGCCAAGGAGTTGGCACACGAAGCGCTACAAACTCACAAACGATTTGATAAACTTTATATGATTGCTGGACAGATAGAACTAGAAATGATGCGTGCTGAGCTGGACTGTCCGGGAGGGGGAGAAGGACCCATGCACGAAAACGGAGTTCACACAGCTAGTTGTGCTTCCACCATTCTTAGCAGCAACCACAGTCGTACTGGGAGCAACGCTAAAAGCGCTCGAAATGATGCCTCCTCGGAGGATGCTCACCCGGTAGAGGAGGAACAACCACACACTAGTAATGCATGTAACGCGAATGATCACTACGCCAATGCACAGAAAATATACGACGAGGGATTGAAGCACTGCCCCTCCTCCATCAACCTCTGGCTATGTGCCATAGATCTccaaatcgaaaaaaaaaattatacctCAGCTAGGGCGCTAgtggaaaaggcaaaaataaaaatcaaAAGCATCCACGCGGCCAATAGTAACAACCACGTTctaaagaataaggaaattaTTGAGAGCAACGAATTTGCCCTTGAAGATGAGCTAAACAGAAATGACGATGAGGACACCAAAAGTGGAACCAACGTCAGCAACTTAACCAGTGGGAAAAATGACTTGAGTAAAAATGCAGCCATCAACGCATCTATTAGGGTTATCGAGAATTACGATTTACTCTGGATCAAACTGATAGAGATAGAATCTCTCTGCAATAGTAATAATATCACTCCTGTCATTTCGGAGGCACTGAAGGAATGCCCATCCTCCGGCATCCTCTGGTCCAAGGCAATCGAATTTGAAAATAAGAACCTACAAAATAGCAAATCTGTTACTGCTTTTAACAACTGTGGGAATAACGCCTACGTCATTTTAACCGTGGCGAAATTGTTCTGGCAGCATTTCAAGACACAGAAGGCGAGGAAGTGGTTTTACCGCGTGATCAGCCTCAGCCCGAACTTCGGTGACGGATGGGCCACCTTCCTCGCCTTCGAAATCGACCAGCAGAACGAGGTCAACCAGAAGGACATAATCAACAAGTGCATCAAGGCGGAGCCCAACCGAG GCTACATGTGGAACAAAATCACCAAGCGCGTCGAAAACTGGAGGCTCAAGTACCCGCAGAAACTCTACAAGTACATCAAAGAGCTCTTCCCCGAAgtcttaaagaaaaaaatttcggagcaaatatggaaaattatGAGCGACGAGAATGTTGGTCTTCCGGT